In Cryptomeria japonica chromosome 10, Sugi_1.0, whole genome shotgun sequence, a genomic segment contains:
- the LOC131859554 gene encoding UPF0481 protein At3g47200-like, producing MEDENSTETCKTDIHVNSKGKMKCTVQDGERKCLLEENSDAESLVHQVRHKSMEGEKNKENFKIDIQDGETEGLLGRIGQAELWIDQVQRMHGSGKHNERKMSADVSIYRVPKSIKKTKREAYDPLVVFLGPYHHKKHQQLTAIDEYKLQAVDKTLERMDDMTIEGLISKVKLMGQEIRNCYEDSAIEWDQDTLAWMMTMDACFILRFLGMELPNSCLIKRDEIILDILKLENQIPFCILEMILELEFKDSAEVENFLVKLLFSCNNGYFKGYPFAIRYEEKDIKEHIKSGPLHLLDLSRLVLAKFLSSCEHAITVKRPARIAHRSASCVGCFSWTGEDESLIPSAEKLQKAGIRLKQCSGGVHFKRRRFRSLFCLPEIIVEDNTEIFLRNLLAFEECQWGRDCLVERKICFYMCIMDDLIDSKEDVELFRRANIIKNYLGTDDEVAQIFNDLCSGITGKEDFKEPLRNVNDYYKRNQLTVWIHEFWEEHCSKPWYIISFVVGILILVMTLLQTIYTIKK from the coding sequence ATGGAAGACGAAAACAGTACAGAGACCTGTAAAACAGACATCCATGTAAATAGCAAAGGCAAAATGAAATGTACAGTACAAGATGGAGAGAGAAAATGTTTGTTGGAAGAAAATTCCGATGCTGAATCATTGGTTCATCAAGTCCGACATAAAAGTATGGAAGGCgagaaaaataaagagaattttAAAATAGACATTCAAGATGGGGAGACGGAGGGCCTCTTGGGAAGGATCGGCCAAGCTGAATTATGGATAGATCAAGTTCAACGCATGCATGGATCTGGAAAGCACAATGAGCGAAAAATGTCTGCTGATGTGTCTATATATCGGGTGCCTAAATCGATAAAGAAAACCAAACGAGAAGCTTATGATCCCCTGGTTGTGTTTCTTGGACCTTATCATCACAAGAAACACCAGCAGTTGACTGCGATAGACGAATATAAGCTCCAAGCAGTAGACAAAACCTTGGAAAGGATGGATGATATGACCATAGAAGGGTTAATCTCGAAGGTTAAACTGATGGGGCAAGAGATCAGAAATTGCTATGAAGACTCAGCCATTGAATGGGATCAAGATACCCTTGCCTGGATGATGACAATGGATGCATGCTTTATTCTCAGGTTCCTTGGAATGGAGTTACCCAATTCGTGccttattaaaagagatgagattATACTGGATATTTTAAAGCTGGAAAATCAGATTCCTTTCTGTATTCTGGAAATGATTCTAGAATTGGAGTTCAAAGACTCAGCGGAAGTAGAGAATTTCTTGGTCAAGCTTCTGTTTAGTTGCAACAATGGGTATTTTAAAGGTTATCCGTTCGCAATCAGATATGAAGAAAAAGACATTAAGGAGCATATTAAAAGTGGTCCATTGCATCTATTGGATTTGTCAAGACTGGTGCTTGCAAAGTTCTTATCAAGTTGCGAGCATGCGATAACCGTTAAACGTCCTGCTCGCATTGCCCACCGTAGTGCTTCTTGCGTTGGTTGTTTTAGTTGGACAGGCGAAGATGAAAGCTTGATACCTTCAGCAGAGAAGTTGCAAAAAGCTGGAATTAGATTGAAGCAATGCTCTGGAGGAGTCCATTTTAAAAGAAGACGTTTCCGCAGTCTATTTTGCCTTCCGGAAATCATTGTCGAGGATAATACAGAAATATTCCTCAGAAACCTATTAGCTTTTGAAGAGTGTCAGTGGGGCCGCGACTGTCTGGTTGAACGAAAAATTTGTTTCTATATGTGTATAATGGATGACTTAATTGACTCCAAAGAGGATGTTGAGCTGTTTCGGAGAGCgaatattattaaaaattatttggGAACTGATGACGAAGTAGCTCAAATATTCAATGATTTGTGCAGCGGGATCACTGgcaaggaagatttcaaggagcctTTGAGAAATGTTAACGATTATTACAAGAGGAACCAACTGACGGTGTGGATCCACGAGTTCTGGGAAGAGCATTGCTCAAAGCCATGGTATATTATCTCTTTTGTGGTTGGTATACTAATTTTGGTAATGACCCTTTTGCAAACCATCTATACGATAAAAAAATAA